The nucleotide sequence CAGCCGCGATGAATCTTCGACCACGTAAATCCGGTCGTTGACCTTCAGAGGTGAGCTCTTTCCAACCGTCAATTCTTCGGTGCGCCATCGTTCCGCCGATGCCGATTCGAGTGACGCGAACGGGGCATTGATTTGTACCACCGCTCCCATTGCGGTGCCGACGGGGTTCTCTTCACCATGAGCGGCGTAGACCTTGCCTTGGTGATCCACGGTGACGCTGGTGTTGACCCCGCGGCGCGAAAGCAATTCGTGCCAAAGCACCTTGCCGGTGCGAGGTTGGATTCCGTGAATCGTACCGTCGCCTGAACCGGTGACCAAAACTTGTTGCCCATTGATCACCGCGATGGTGGGAGTGCTATAGGTGGTGTCTTCGGGCAGCGGACGCGTGCTGGTGATCCAAACCAAGTCGCCGTTGGTTTTGTCAAAGGCCATGAATCGGTGTGCCGGTCGTGCGGTTTCGTCCCAGCCGGTGGTCACGCCGCTAATGATGACAAGGTTTTCAAACACGACCGGTGAGTTCGTGCGCCCACCGTAGGTGCTTAGCATTCCGTATTCTTCGCTCAACGAGCGTTCCCAGATCGTTTTTCCGGTTTCGCCATCGATGCAATTCAGTAAACAGCAAGCCCCCAGTGCGTAAACGCGATTGGTTTCGGGGTCGCCACAAACGTTGGACCATCCGACTCGTTCGGCCGGAACGTCCGAGAGAAAGACGTTGTAAATGTTCTCCCAGATCAACTCGCCCGTGACGGCATCGAGACAGATGACTTTCTCGGCGTCTTTGGGGGTGCCTGGTGAATCGCGAACGATCGTGTAAAGTCGTCCGTGCATCACGATCGGAGTGGAGATGCCTGCGGCCGCTTCGCTCTTCCACAGCACGTTGCTGCCCTTGCCGCCTTTGGGATTGAACTTTTCGATCAGCCCCGTTTCGCGGGAGGTGCTGTTTTGCTGAGGACCTCGCCAATTAGGCCAATCCATTGGGTCGATGTCCGCCGCGGATGCGGAAGGGGCGCCGAGCGTGATCGCAAACAGGGCGGCCGAGAGGGCGAGCGTGAAGCGGGTGGGAAAAAATCGCAGGTGGACGTGGTTGCGTTGCGACGCAAAAGTGTCCAAGAGATGCCAGTGAGCCACAGAACGGGTATCCGACAACATGGTGAGTGACGTGACGGAACGATTGCCGTCTCCACGCGAGCGCCGCGTGAACCAACCGGGGCCGCTTGTCAAGCGTTGTGCAAGCCCAGTCATCTTCGTCATTTGACGATTGATAATTGATGCGAGCGGTCGCAATGTCAAGGGAGCGAATCAAGAAACAAGGGAACTCAAGTGCAAAAACAATTTGACGTCATGGGAATCGGGGTCTCGGTCCTCGACACCGTCATGGTGGTCGATGGTTTTCCCGCCGAGGAATCGGTGGTGCGTGCTCAACAGCGAGCCGTAGGGATCGGTGGCGGCATTGCCGTAGCCACGGCGACCGTCGGAGCGCTCGGTGGTCGTGCCGCGTTTGCCGATTTGCTCGGGTTTGATCCGATGTCCGAGTCGATTTTGGCCGCGCTCCGCGCCGCTGCGGTGGATGTGCAATGGGTCCAACAAGTTGAGGGCCAAGCCGCTTCGGTGGCCACCATTTGGGTCAACGCCGCTTCGGCGTCCGCGTCGCGAACGATCGTCTTTGCACCGGCAAACGATCGGGAACTACCTTGGAGCGACGAATTGGCGAGAGGGGTGGCTGCAGCCAAAATCCTGCACCTCAATGGGCGACACTTGCAAACTTGTTTGCGGGCCATTGAGGTTGCCAAACAACACGGCACGTTGGTTTCGTTTGATGGCGGTGCCCATCGCTACCGCAACGAGGTCCTGCCGCTTGTCCGAGCGAGTGACCTTTTGATTGTGTCCGAGCATTTTGCTCACGCCCATTTCCATGCCCAGACAAAATCCAGCTGCCACGTTGCACCCGCCGAGCTTGTTGCGTTTCTGCAAGCGGAGTTCGGTTCACGTTGCGTGGGGGTGACATGTGGCGAGCGGGGCAGTTGGATTGCCCAGCGTGATGAGACGCCATGGCATCAACCGGCAACGCAGGTCACCTCGGTTCGAGACACGACCGGTTGTGGCGACACGTATCACGGTGCGTTTCTGTTCGCCTTCTCCAAGGGATTCTCGACGCGCGAGTGTGCTCGGGTCGCGTCGCTCGTTGCTGCGCAAAACGCGACCGAATTAGGAGCGTTTGCATTGGATGCCAAGCAGGTTTCCGCGATGCTGACGTCGCATGCAACGGAGGGACTGCAGCGGCGGTTGGGGAAACGGCATTAATCCAAGGGGGGCGCGATCCGAAATTGATCGTCGTTGCTATTGGGAATTTGCACCAGCGCGTGCCCCGTTACAAATGCTAGGGGGCTTGCCGAGTGCGGGCTTGCGAAGTGCTTTCGCCAACACTGACGCCTTTCGCTCCTCGCAAACATTCGTTAAATCAACGGTATCGCTCGGTTTTTGGGCAAAGGGGCGTTCGCAGCCGAATCGCGGGCCAGCGGAACCTGGGGACGCTTAGCGGGTTAAAACGAGCGATGGCCTCGCTGACTTGCACTTCATCTTTCTTGCTTTTGGGACTGTTTTTGTGAGATTACCCTATTTCATCGCGTCTGCTGCATCTGCCTTGATCGTTTGCATGGGCGTTCCCAGTTCGGCCCAGGAATTGGGTTGGCCGCGTTGGCGTGGACCCAATGCGTCGGGAGCGGCGAGCAATGGCAATCCGCCGATTCAGTGGAGCGAAACCGAGAACATCCGCTGGAAAATTGAGGTGCCCGGCGTGGGGAGCTCGACCCCGATTGTGCTCGGCGACCGCGTTTATGTCGCCACCGCGGTGAAGACCGGTCGGGTGAACGAAGGAGCGGACGCGACGGCGGCGGAAAGTGAATCCGGGGCGTCCGAATCGCAGCGAGCTGAGCGTAGTGACGCTCGTCCTGGTAGAGAGCGGGCCGGTAGAGAGCGGGCCGGTGGCGTTGGACGCGGCGGGCGTGGCGGCGGCGGACGTCGTTCCGGGGGTGGAGCGGCACCAAACCATTACTACGCGTTCATGGTTCTGGCTTACGAGCGAGCAACCGGAGCGGAGGTATGGCGGAGCACGCTTACTGAGCAAGTGCCTCACGAGGCGGGGCATAACACGAACACGTTTGCATCGGCGTCGCCGGTTAGCGACGGCGAGCGGTTGTATGTGTCCTTCGGGTCGCGCGGCGTGTACTGTTTGGATCTAAGCGGAAAAACATTGTGGACTCGCGATCTTGGCAAGATGCAGACACGATCCCAATTTGGCGAAGGAAGTTCGCCCGCGATTTTCCACGAAACGCTTGTGGTTCCCTTCGATCACGAAGGCGAATCGTTCATCGTGGCGCTCGATGCCAAATCGGGTGAAGAAAAGTGGCGTCAAAATCGCGACGAGCGAACGACTTGGGCGACCCCTTTGATCACCGAGTTTAACGGACGCACTCAAGTCATCACCAACGGCAGCAATCGGGTTCGCAGTTACGATTTGGCAACGGGAGAATTGATTTGGCAGTGTGGTGGCCAAGCGGGCAACCCGATTCCATCCCCGGTCCGATTTGAAGACAACGTGATTGTGATGACCGGGTTTCGGGGTTACGCGATTTACTCGATCCCGTTGAGCTCCAAAGGAGATATCACCGACAGCGAGACGATCACTTGGATCGAAGAAGACGCCGCGCCGTATGTGCCATCGCCGCTGCTGTATCAAGGCCAGCTCTATTTCGTCAAAGCCAACAACGGCGTACTGGTTTCACGCGATGCCAAAACGGGCGAATTGCGGATCGATCAAACCCGGCTGCCCGATATCTCGACCGTTTATGCGTCTCCCGTTGCGGCGAATGGCCATGTTTATCTGACCGGCCGTGACGGCATGACGTTGGTTTTGAAGCATGGTGATTCGTTTGAGGTGCTTGCCAAGAACAAGCTTGACGAAGAGATTGATGCCTCGGCGGCGATTGTCGGTGACGAGATCTTCTTTCGCGGCAAGCAGCACCTATACTGTGTCGCCAAGTAGGTGTCGCCAAGTAGGTGTCGCCAAATTGAAATGAGGGTTGCCTTTTGAGTTGCATGAAACTTTTGTGTTGCATGAAAGCGGTGCTCCCCATCAACGTCGCCTCACGCCTCACGCCTCACGCCTCACGATCTCGTGGGCGTTGTCCAATTTGTACTTCCATCGCTGTCAGAAACCGTAGATGAAAAAAACGATCCAAATCGAAGGTCTCTCGTTCACTCGTGGTGAGGATGGGGATGGCTGGTGTTGTGAAACGAGCCTGAACGGCTGGAACGGTCCCGAGAAGCCTTGCGATGTGGTGATCGAGATCGACACGGACGACGAGTTTTCCTGGGCGGCGTCGGACGTCGAGCGACAACCGACCGAGGCTCAGGTCGCGGCCGTGAAATTTTTGCTGGAAAATCAGTCGCGAATCATCGAGCGAGTGCTTGATGCGTCGTTGTGTTGGGCGCGTTATTTCATGCAAAACAACGAAGATTGGTTCGACGACGATGATGCCATCGAAAGTCTTGCGGATCTGCGCGACAACTTGGGGGGACTCGATATTTTGGTCCGTCCGCAAGCCGTTGATGGATTTGCCTGGATCGGCTTCAGTACCGACTGCGAATGGGACGAAGAGCACGGGCTTGGTATCGCGGTTTGGAAAGACATCGTGATCGATGTCGGGCAGGCTGATGTTTCGTTTTCAACGCCTTGTGGCGGATTTGACGAAGTGTTGCCCGTCGAAGAAAAGGAGATTCGTGAACATCTTTTGAGTTCGCTTGAAGAGCAGGAGCAGCAAGCCGAAGCGGCATACCTCGCGTCGCTTCCCGACAGCGTCAAGTTGGTCCATGCGATTTGTATCGGGGATGGCGACGAAGTGCAGCGGCTGAAGCAGGGCGGTGCCAAGGTCAGCGAGGTTCCCGCACAGTTTCCCGCACCCATCTTTATGGCGATTCAGTCGCAAGACCCCACGGTGGTTGCAGCAATCATCGACGAAGGGGCGTCGTTGTCGGTCAAAAACGAAGAGGGCCAGACGCCGGTCGAATTCGCAGAACAAATGGTGGAAAACTTCAAAATCACGGCGCGGATGCAAGCCGGGGATACCGATGCGATCAACGCCATGCTGGGCGGTTTGTTGGGTGGGGACAGCAGTGATCCGCTGCAATCGATCCAAGACACGCTCGATGAAATCCGTGGTCTCGGAGGTGAGTTTGCCGAAGCCGCCCAGGACATGGGTGAGTTGTTTGACGCATTGACCGGCGAATTGCCGTCCAGGGTTGACGGGGGACCGGCGCCGCGGGACGCATCGCATGATGATCCTCGGCAAGCCACGCTCGATACGCTTGAGCAATGGCAGCAAATTTTAAAAACGCTGAAGCAGTCAACGTAATTCGCGGCACGCGTAATGGGATAACCAAGCGTCGTGCGGTGAAGCTCGGTTGCGTTAGCGGGCGTCGGTTAGCTGCATGATGCGAATTGGATGCTCGGGATCGTCGGCCAATTCAATCTTGTGCTCGGTGTAAAGCCAATCGTGTTTTTGGATCCATTCGCGGAATTCATTCGCGATAAAACGGTAGGGATCGCTCAACAGTACCTGGCCACCGGGGGCGAGGTGTTGACGCAAGCAAACGTCGAGCTCGGGCCACAATTGACGCAGGTACGTCACGTCCGAGCCCAAAATGATCGGAAAGGATTGGTCTTCGATCTTGTCGATTCCGAATCGCAATCGTTGGATGGTGCATTGGTCTCGTTGTTCCCACACACTCATCCGGACAAGCAGCAAAGGGTCGTCAACGCCATCGGTTAGTGTGACTTGGGCACCTCGCAGCATCGCAGCGATTCCCGCATGTCCCGTGCCGCAACCCAGTTCAAGCACCGGAGTGTCTTTGATCTCCACTTGATCGAGGAAGCGGTCGAGCCCCGCAGCGGCTCGCCACGTGGTAGCCCAGAACGGGTCGATGACACCCTCTTCCCCCGCATCTTGACGCTCGCATGCGTCGATCAACATGGCATCGGGATCCGATGCAACGGCGAGTTTAAAAGGCTGGTCGGCAATGGAAATCTCGTCCCATTTCCAAGCAAATTTTTCGCTTACCGCTGAGGTCAATTGGTCGAGTGTCGTGTTTTCGAGATCGGAATTCATGATCATGTTATCGCGGGAATATGGCATTACGGTTGGAGCAGGCGTGCGGCTTCTTCGGCAAAGTAGGTCAGGACTCCATCGGCACCGGCGCGTTTGAACGCCAGCAAGCTTTCGAGAATCACTTTGTCACGATCGAGCCAGCCATGATTAGCGGCCGCGGAAAGCATCGCATACTCGCCACTGACTTGGTACGCGAACGTGGGAACGCCGAACGTTGACTTGACGCGATAGACAATGTCGAGATACGGCATGCCCGGCTTGACCATCACGGTGTCGGCGCCTTCGGCCAAATCGAGGGCCACTTCGTGCAGGGCTTCGTCGCTTTGGGCAGGGTCTTGTTGATAGGTGTTCTTGCTGGCCGTGCCAAGATTTCCCGACGAGCCAACGGCATCGCGAAACGGGCCATAGAACGCACTGGCGTACTTGGCTGCGTACGACATGATTTGCACGTTGGTCTTGCCCGCGCTTTCGAGCGTGTCGCGAATCGCTTTGATGCGGCCGTCCATCATGTCGCTCGGAGCAATGATGTCGCATCCCGCTTCGGCTTGCACCCGCGATTGTTGACACAAGACTTCGACTGTTTCGTCGTTGATCACGTAGGAATCACGCACCAACCCGTCTTGCCCATGACTGCTGTAGGGATCCAACGCAACGTCGCACAACACGCCGAGTGCATCGCCCGCTTCTTGCTTGATCTTGCGCACGGCCCGGCAAACCAAGTTGTCTGGATTGGTGGCCTCCGCCGCATCGGGCGTCTTGAGGTCACTGGGGGTGGCGGGAAAAATCGCGATCACGGGAATGCCCAAGCGGCACGCCGACTCCACCGTGGCGGGGATTTGATCCAGTCCGATGCGGTCGACACCGGGCAAGCTCTCAACGGGTTGGCGACCCTTGCCGTCAAACACGAAAATGGGCCAAATCAAGTCGTCGACGCTCAAATGGTTCTCGGCGACCAGTCGTCGCGACCAATCGTGACGGCGGACTCGGCGCATGCGGGTGGCAGGAAAATTGGCGCGTGAAAACTGGCTCATTTCGTGCAAGACTTTCTCGGGGACGGTTCGTTCGCAGAATCGGGGGTTTCTCGGGGACTCCGCTAGAATCGCATCGCAAAGGGAGTCGCGTCGCATCGGGGGGCGTATCCGATCAAGGGACCTATCTTAGGCAACCACCGCGGGTTGATATATCCCCAGCCGGATCGGGATACTCTCGCTTCCCCTCTTGAGAGCCTCGGGAGCCAAGTTCTTGATACAATGGGAAACCCTGTTAGGGCTCCGCGGACGAGCCCGCTTCGTGCCGATGGCCCGCTTCGTCCTGTTGTCCTGGGGGGGCCCGGAAACTCACTCTCCCGCACTTTCGAATGGAACCTGATGCGAATGATCCCCCGAAAACCGTTCTTTCAACGACTGCTGGTTTGTCTTGCGTTGGTGGCGAGTTTTGCTTCGCAGGCGTCTGCCGAAGAAAATTCGAAGATCCTTTCGGTCTTGTTGGTCGACGGTCAAAATAACCATCGCTGGCAAGAGACGACTCCGTTGATCAAGCAATCGCTTGAGGATTGTGGACGTTTCAAGGTCGATGTCGCCACGACGCCTGCGAAGGGGGAAGACATGAGCACGTTTGCTCCCAAATTCTCGGACTATGACGTCGTCGTGTCCAACTATAACGGCGAACCTTGGAGCGAATCGACGCAGCAAGCATTTGAAGATTACGTGGCCGGTGGCGGCGGTTTTGCCTGTGTCCACGCGGCCGATAATGCCTTTCCAAAATGGCCCGCCTATAACCGGATGATCGGGCTCGGCGGTTGGGGGGGACGCAACGAGAGCGATGGCCCGTATGTGCGTTGGAAAGAAGATCTGAAGCGGTTTACCCGTGATACCGCGCCGGGGGCCGGGGGCGCTCACGGAAAACGAGTTCCCTTTGTTGTCGTCGTGCGTGATGCCGAGCATCCGATCACCCGTGGCTTGCCCGGTTCGTTTATGCAAACCGAAGACGAGTTGTACGCAAAATTGCGCGGCCCCGCGGAGAACATGAACATTTTGGCGACCGGGTTTAGCACCAAAGAATCAGGCGGCACCGGCGAACACGAGCCGCTCTTGATGACGATCCAATTTGGTAAAGGACGCGTTTTTCATACCACCCTGGGGCATGACGCGAATGCGATCAAAGGACTTGCGTTTCAAGTCACCCTGCAACGTGGCACCGAGTGGGCCGCCACGGGCGACGTCACGCTGCCCGCGGTGGATGAGCAGACGCTTACCGCGGACCAGCCCGCACTGCGTGTTCCCGGAGTGACACGCGAGATTTCTTGGAACACGATTCCTGACATTGATGGCAAAGGTTGGGTTTCCTTGTTTAATGGCAAGGATACCAAGGGCTGGACCCAGAAAAACGGCACCGCAACCTATCGTGTTGAAAACGGGGCGGTGGTCGGAACCACGTCCGAAGGGAGTCCCAACTCGTTCCTCTGTACGAACGAGTCCTTTGGCGATTTTGAGTTGACCTTTGAAGTGAACGTTGACACCGGTTTGAACAGCGGAG is from Novipirellula galeiformis and encodes:
- a CDS encoding PQQ-binding-like beta-propeller repeat protein, giving the protein MTKMTGLAQRLTSGPGWFTRRSRGDGNRSVTSLTMLSDTRSVAHWHLLDTFASQRNHVHLRFFPTRFTLALSAALFAITLGAPSASAADIDPMDWPNWRGPQQNSTSRETGLIEKFNPKGGKGSNVLWKSEAAAGISTPIVMHGRLYTIVRDSPGTPKDAEKVICLDAVTGELIWENIYNVFLSDVPAERVGWSNVCGDPETNRVYALGACCLLNCIDGETGKTIWERSLSEEYGMLSTYGGRTNSPVVFENLVIISGVTTGWDETARPAHRFMAFDKTNGDLVWITSTRPLPEDTTYSTPTIAVINGQQVLVTGSGDGTIHGIQPRTGKVLWHELLSRRGVNTSVTVDHQGKVYAAHGEENPVGTAMGAVVQINAPFASLESASAERWRTEELTVGKSSPLKVNDRIYVVEDSSRLHVLDAESGKAIGKPLKLGTAMRGSLLYADGKIYACTATGYFYVLEPSDDGVTTRFKVRLPSGHDVGGSPIVSHGRIYLPTTGGLFCLGSEGLKPAMGPEASESAPAEVATSEDTQVAQLQLIPAEAIVRQGSELPLKVVAFNTLGQRLESLPTDLEFAVSGDGGTVDSEGVFHSSGANTHQAAIITVRSGAITQQARLRVIPALPWKFDFASNEVPVTWIGARYRHEARKIDGNPAIVKITTIPKGTRSQTWMGPADLHDYTVTADVKAAANTAKLPDIGLINGRYTLDLMGESQQLQIRTWAAQLRMAKSVSLDWKADTWYTLKVQTKVESTNAIIRAKVWPRDQSEPNEWTLTAIDEAPNRRGSPGLFGNATNAEIFIDNVTVVSNP
- a CDS encoding carbohydrate kinase family protein, with protein sequence MQKQFDVMGIGVSVLDTVMVVDGFPAEESVVRAQQRAVGIGGGIAVATATVGALGGRAAFADLLGFDPMSESILAALRAAAVDVQWVQQVEGQAASVATIWVNAASASASRTIVFAPANDRELPWSDELARGVAAAKILHLNGRHLQTCLRAIEVAKQHGTLVSFDGGAHRYRNEVLPLVRASDLLIVSEHFAHAHFHAQTKSSCHVAPAELVAFLQAEFGSRCVGVTCGERGSWIAQRDETPWHQPATQVTSVRDTTGCGDTYHGAFLFAFSKGFSTRECARVASLVAAQNATELGAFALDAKQVSAMLTSHATEGLQRRLGKRH
- a CDS encoding PQQ-binding-like beta-propeller repeat protein, which encodes MGVPSSAQELGWPRWRGPNASGAASNGNPPIQWSETENIRWKIEVPGVGSSTPIVLGDRVYVATAVKTGRVNEGADATAAESESGASESQRAERSDARPGRERAGRERAGGVGRGGRGGGGRRSGGGAAPNHYYAFMVLAYERATGAEVWRSTLTEQVPHEAGHNTNTFASASPVSDGERLYVSFGSRGVYCLDLSGKTLWTRDLGKMQTRSQFGEGSSPAIFHETLVVPFDHEGESFIVALDAKSGEEKWRQNRDERTTWATPLITEFNGRTQVITNGSNRVRSYDLATGELIWQCGGQAGNPIPSPVRFEDNVIVMTGFRGYAIYSIPLSSKGDITDSETITWIEEDAAPYVPSPLLYQGQLYFVKANNGVLVSRDAKTGELRIDQTRLPDISTVYASPVAANGHVYLTGRDGMTLVLKHGDSFEVLAKNKLDEEIDASAAIVGDEIFFRGKQHLYCVAK
- a CDS encoding DUF6985 domain-containing protein, with translation MKKTIQIEGLSFTRGEDGDGWCCETSLNGWNGPEKPCDVVIEIDTDDEFSWAASDVERQPTEAQVAAVKFLLENQSRIIERVLDASLCWARYFMQNNEDWFDDDDAIESLADLRDNLGGLDILVRPQAVDGFAWIGFSTDCEWDEEHGLGIAVWKDIVIDVGQADVSFSTPCGGFDEVLPVEEKEIREHLLSSLEEQEQQAEAAYLASLPDSVKLVHAICIGDGDEVQRLKQGGAKVSEVPAQFPAPIFMAIQSQDPTVVAAIIDEGASLSVKNEEGQTPVEFAEQMVENFKITARMQAGDTDAINAMLGGLLGGDSSDPLQSIQDTLDEIRGLGGEFAEAAQDMGELFDALTGELPSRVDGGPAPRDASHDDPRQATLDTLEQWQQILKTLKQST
- a CDS encoding class I SAM-dependent methyltransferase, which encodes MNSDLENTTLDQLTSAVSEKFAWKWDEISIADQPFKLAVASDPDAMLIDACERQDAGEEGVIDPFWATTWRAAAGLDRFLDQVEIKDTPVLELGCGTGHAGIAAMLRGAQVTLTDGVDDPLLLVRMSVWEQRDQCTIQRLRFGIDKIEDQSFPIILGSDVTYLRQLWPELDVCLRQHLAPGGQVLLSDPYRFIANEFREWIQKHDWLYTEHKIELADDPEHPIRIMQLTDAR
- the hemB gene encoding porphobilinogen synthase: MSQFSRANFPATRMRRVRRHDWSRRLVAENHLSVDDLIWPIFVFDGKGRQPVESLPGVDRIGLDQIPATVESACRLGIPVIAIFPATPSDLKTPDAAEATNPDNLVCRAVRKIKQEAGDALGVLCDVALDPYSSHGQDGLVRDSYVINDETVEVLCQQSRVQAEAGCDIIAPSDMMDGRIKAIRDTLESAGKTNVQIMSYAAKYASAFYGPFRDAVGSSGNLGTASKNTYQQDPAQSDEALHEVALDLAEGADTVMVKPGMPYLDIVYRVKSTFGVPTFAYQVSGEYAMLSAAANHGWLDRDKVILESLLAFKRAGADGVLTYFAEEAARLLQP
- a CDS encoding family 16 glycoside hydrolase, translating into MRMIPRKPFFQRLLVCLALVASFASQASAEENSKILSVLLVDGQNNHRWQETTPLIKQSLEDCGRFKVDVATTPAKGEDMSTFAPKFSDYDVVVSNYNGEPWSESTQQAFEDYVAGGGGFACVHAADNAFPKWPAYNRMIGLGGWGGRNESDGPYVRWKEDLKRFTRDTAPGAGGAHGKRVPFVVVVRDAEHPITRGLPGSFMQTEDELYAKLRGPAENMNILATGFSTKESGGTGEHEPLLMTIQFGKGRVFHTTLGHDANAIKGLAFQVTLQRGTEWAATGDVTLPAVDEQTLTADQPALRVPGVTREISWNTIPDIDGKGWVSLFNGKDTKGWTQKNGTATYRVENGAVVGTTSEGSPNSFLCTNESFGDFELTFEVNVDTGLNSGVQIRSLSTKEYKNGRVHGPQVEIESAPGESGYLYSEGTGRGWITKEQPIKDVYQNDRWNRFVVRAVGERVQTWVNGTKIADFSDAESSKEGFVGLQVHGIGKGTGPFQVRWKDIRVRIVE